The Candidatus Dormiibacterota bacterium genome has a segment encoding these proteins:
- a CDS encoding DUF1931 family protein, producing the protein MPVMGVTKFERFFRSVADLDVDRNDLKRYNEFVGRKLYDLIVVGEAKATANGR; encoded by the coding sequence ATGCCAGTGATGGGCGTCACCAAGTTCGAGCGCTTCTTCCGCAGCGTCGCCGACCTGGACGTCGACCGGAACGACCTCAAGCGCTACAACGAGTTCGTCGGCCGCAAGCTGTACGACCTCATCGTGGTCGGCGAGGCGAAGGCGACGGCGAACGGCCGG